aatattcaaaatacaaatggaattTTGAcgaattttttatttgatatattataCTTAAActgtttagaaataaaatattaacaaattTTAAGTTAAATGTGAAACTTATTTCAAGCTATTAGTGGATTTCATAGTTATTGCaatctaattatatttttatattgtgGTGCAGATGTGATTATGCAAATAGTAAAAGCATTGAAGTAATTTTTTTGGGTGAAGGTGTTCAAAAGTAACTTAGAAGATATTGTTGAATTTTATTTCAGCCTTCACGTATTTATAGTTTTCTTATTTACATAAACAAATTAagtgtaaataattaatattaaaccgACATTTGAGACGGTTGTTATGACATTTTTCATATTGATGTATGAATGTTATTTTATTtatgaagcatattatttattattattaattgcttattaaattttttagtgTTTTAAAAGTATTAATGATTATTTTTGTATTCATATTGATTGTTAATCACCTCTTTTTGTTATTGTTAATATGTTTTCACAACTATTTTTATGATTGTTAATCATTTTTAACGACCATTTTGCATCGTTGTTATCAATTTTTAATGTTCATCCTCAATTATTTTCAACGACTACTTTTTACTATCGTTAGTAATTTTTAACGATCATCATTTGCTCTCGTTAATACTTTTTAAcgagattttttttaattgttaataaCCATTAACGAGCATTATTTGCtgttgttaatattttttaacgACCAATTTTTTCATTGTTAATAGTTTTTAGAGGCCGTTACATTGTAAAATAAcgatcttttaatttaaatttgatgaCCATTTTCTCCGTTGTTAATAACATTAACGACGGCTAAAATAGTCattaatactataattttaacAATCGCTTATTGTGTCCTCGTTATTAGTATCAACGACGAGTTATATAAATTCCTCGTTAAACTTTTTAACGACGGAGCCTATAACGACGACTTAACGACCAACTTTTGTGGTTGTTAATTATTATTAACGACCACTTTTTAACTTTTAACGATGATTTTTCCTCtcgttaaatattaattttcttgtagtgcaattagctcatcataggtgtattttctgaaatccttggtgtcttgaataacagtagtctttgcttcccatgactttggaagagatctcaaaattttctttacaagttcttattcctcaaatctttttccaagagctttaaaaagattgacaagatctgtaaatctggtactcatttcagcaatagtttcaccaggtttcatctcaaataactcataatcacggatgaggaggtttgcctttgactctttcacaacatcagttccttcatatgtgacttctagtttgtcccaaatttcttttgcagtttgacatcctgaaacacaattatactcattaatatcaagagcacaatgaagaatgttaatagccttggcatttgtagaaattttcttccaatcattatcatcaaattcaacttcagctttaggaatttgtacagttccttcactggttttataaggaatataaggaccatctttaattattctccaagaatcaatgtcaacagattgtataaagtttctcattctagttttctaaaaggagtaatttgtgccattaaaaagtggtggtctagtgatagaataaccttcagctaagggaGCAGGTATACCAGCTGAGTTTCTtgatgaactagccatgtgtatggatcactctaaggggtttaatcctcaaacaagagagacaagctctgataccaaattgatgtcccaaaatatgtccaagaggggggtgaattggactttaaaaacaattttcggttcttgctcaaaacctttgaaaattgctgcttggttcaacctaattttctaatgtgaaatatgaacaatacagctctattgacaagttgattcaaGGTTGGGTCATAAGCTATCAGTATACTGATTTGACAGAATATATTGGTATTCAATAAGAATTTCAGTAATCTGAATATGTTCAAAACACAGCAAACAGAGCAGTACACCAGATATTTTAATTGAAAGCAAATCAAACAATAAGCAGattaaatcagatatcagcagattcagCAGTAAACCAATTTTCTCAGTTTGTAGCAAGGTTAACAGTAAACAGCATtaattttcatatcagcaaaagcacatcaatcataaagttaaaatgcataaatgtaaagagtaagggttgagaaaattgaacactgaaattttatagtggttcggctcaactagcttacatccactctctcaaagatcccactttgagtcttcacttcactattcttctcttttaaaggcaagagacaaaaagccttttataaatcttctcaccaaagcttttacaagtagcttcacatttcaaccaagtgttatcccaaacacttttccacaatcaagcttcaataggtgcttgaatgacctctcataaatgataataaggtgtttaaaactcactctcactcaatacaacagaatctataaagaagagagaTGAGtagataagccaatgatgagcaatgaaaacactttgagcactttgaatgaaagcttttatgattttgaacagtggagagactttcattaagtgcaaaatggccaagggtaggtgtatttatagctttggaacgtttttgaccgtttgagaactcatttgaacgttacaattacaaatttcaagaaaatagccgttattttgtctttttctgcgatgttgtgcagagttgagacagttagcatactggaAAAAAATAGCAAactagttagcatactaaaacaagcagcaaaccagttagcataccaggaaaaactTTTCTGTAtaactttcaaaattttaaaactttacaccaaatcataatcaaatgcttttaggccaataatgatatttaaaagaaaatcttttgagggattaaaaataagtatcattaacttctactcctcaattcttttcacaagcaatcctaaaagttaaatctaacttctatactatatgtaccttcaaatttgattttcaatgcagccttggaaggtaactttttcttcttttatctcctttgattcgtcctgtgttatcttagaatgtcatcctttcttcaaaaTCACGATTCCATCATGAAATTCTTGtgtctttttctttattctttgaaaagtacaacacttaaaacaatgttagtttgattctagttgagttttggtatcatcaaaatctatactcctttgagcttgtggggtcaacaaagGCAAAGATTCAGGACAAGGAGGGAATCCCTCCAAACCAACAAAGGTTGATCTTTGATGGGAAGCAGCTGGAAGATGGACGAACCCTGGCAGATTACAATATTCAGAAGGAGTCCACTTTGCATCTTGTCCTCCGCCTCCGTGGTGGTTTCTGAGTCATTCTGGGGGATGCCTGTAGGTCATCCTATCCAGTTTCAAACTTTCTTCTAAGTAAATGTTGGATTTTAGTTTGTAATGAAATCTGTTGATGTGGCTGGAAGCCGTTCGTTGAGTTCTGCTTTTAGGAATTTGCAAAACCTGTGACGGGATCTTGTTATTTCTTTTGAAGTTTCTTAAATATAAGACAAGTTTCTTGAATATAAGTAAGTTTCATATATTCCATTAGCTGTTCTCGTGTTAGTTTGCTTCTACATCTTTTTTTTGAGATCTTGTAGTGCATGGCTGCATTGTGGATCTTTTGTGGAACTTTTGTCTTAGATTTTACGACTTTGGATTAGGATTGAGATATTGCGATAGCGTGAAGCTGGATTAAGGATGAAGAACTGTGAAATGGCATAATGAAATAATGAGTTGGGCAGAAGTCTTTTTGCTAACCGAATGAGAATGGTTTTCTTCTGCAGGTGGGAAAAGTGCCACATTATTGATGGAATAGTTTCTGTGAAATGTCATATTTAAACTAACTACTTGATGATAATTGTAAATTAACGTTTTGCATATGCTATGTTGGCTTGTGATTATATTTTATGGCAATGTATGCTGCCTGTGATGGTTTGCATCTGTATTAGATGGGGATATAGAATTGATTGGTTCATCTGCGCTGTTATGTAAAATTGCAATTGAAAGGATGACTACTGATTAAAATCGCAATTCCTTGCTGTCATCTCTATTATTAGTGCACATTGATTACTCGCGGTCTTTGTAATTCATCGCTTGCAGTCCactttttcttgaaaaggatggTAGGCGGTCTCATGTGCATAGTTGGTCGAGCTAGGCATCTTTTTTGGGACTTCTGTTAGCTAACTGGGATTGCTAAGCCAAAGGTTTTGTCTAATCCCTTGTGATAATTTAATTCCATTACCCTCCAATTAACTGGATATTTTTTCAACTGTGTGCTTCTAATCACTGAAAAACCAAATTTAATTCCTAAATATCATCGACCATCCAAGCGGGTCCAAATGATCACCTTTCACTGAAGTCTAAGCCTATCAGTTGAAAGTTTATGATCGTATGTTGATTTGGGTAAGCGAAGCTAATAATTTTCTGGATTAATTAATATTCTccattcttcttttctttctttattgtGACTACTTGAAACCAGACGCTTGTGCTTGATCGCATCAGCTAAAGAAAACTCGCAGCTTTTATTACAGGACACCAGGAAAACTCGGAGCAACATTACAGGACGACACTCGTACAAAAACGCACTCTGTTGTGTTTAGTTTTATACGTACACGGATAGACATCTCTCACACAAGCGAACTTTATTTATCTGCACATCGGAATGGTAACCGGCCGGCGTGCATTAGTACCAGGCTGCTTGGATTTGGCAGCGCTGACGCAAGCCACATCGCCTGCTTATATTCTTCTCTTCCTACTTGCCCCTGCTCCAGCTGCTTCTGGAGTACAGACTTTATTCCCTCACACTCGCAATCATCTCGCAACTGCTTTATTTGGTTGCAACATTGCCTAGGGACCTGCTCCTGCTGGTTTTCTGATCTTCGCAGCGCCAAGACTGGGGATCTCCTTGACTGTCCTACGCAGTCCTCGCAGGAGCTCAAGTCCTTCCTTTCAACCTCCCGGCGGCAAGCCTGGGAGCTGGGATTGGGTTCGTCGATCTCCACAGTAGTGATTGTGGTTCTGTAGGCAGATGCAGCGGCTATGATGACCAAGAGAACACTGATGAGAATAAGCTTATTTGCCATTATTGAACAAAGAGTTGCACCTGTTTAGGATATTCATCACTCGGGTTTTTAGAGGGCATTTTTTTGTGTGCATGCTGAAAACGTGGAAGATATAATGGTAATCCTCTTCTGGTGTTCTGATGGGGTGGCTACAAATGGTTTGGTGGTCTGGGAAATGTTTACGCGTACAGTAGCATGCGAGTTCAGCCAAAGAAGAAAACTTTTCTAGATTTTGTTTGGTTTTGAAGTTAATGAGGTCATTTTCTCAGTTCCCAAAAGAGTGTTAGTGCTGAGGTGATTTTGCATTTTCCAATCGCTGCATCTCTTCATGATTCTGTTTGTTACGGAGAATTTGTTTGGACATCGAGTGAGGTTCCATTTTACACATATTATTTGGATATCTGTTTGATTTAACCTTTCTTTTCACTAGTCATATAGATGTATGGTAAAAGTATATCTCAACctttttcataataaattaaagaaatagctttaaaaaaaattaaagaaatagaatacaagtGAACGAACTTGATATTCACTATtactaattttatataaatataacctCCAATATATTTTATAAGTGAAATtcgtatatataataaaatttatattaaattttgataatttttcttattttataattatcttatttttattttatttatttaataatttatttaataataattaataaaaagataCCATAAGAACTTTCTGaacgtctatatatatatatatataattatttaaatataaagtttaaattCTCACATATTTATACagatatatataatttatgatatttaaaaatttcaatttataaaatgaaaataaatattatgattaaaattaaaatatgattttcaaataataaataattatgtaaaatatcAATCATGAAATTATAATAAACGTATTCTCTAATTCTATGTTTTCAAGTTGGATATCATCGAATCCTGGTTTCAAATTCCATTGAACTAAAAAATAAAAGTGTTTaatctataaaataaattattataattcacaactaattaataattaataattaaaagacattaattaattcatttaactTAAAATCATTATATCTAATCTAAGTACTATATAATTTGATAGATAATTTTGATTATTGATGGATTTTATGTAATCCTTATTATATAAAATCCTTGATGTAATTAGACAAATTAAAAACAAAGAGATGTTCTTATTGCTATTCTTGAtgatgatattattattattattattaacaggGAATTTGACAACATATATACTCTCAAAACTCGAAAGTGACTACAACTTTCATAGAAATTAACCACACACGATAATGTGCTTATTATTAATTAAGACTAATAGTAATCATCTAATCTCCAGCTAAAATGCCAGAGCAGTGATGTTTATTGCTATGTGCATATATATAGTGAGGTTGGCCGCCTAGCTATATATAGCTACTATAGATTTCCTTTACATCCACCAGCTCGACTGGATTTGGCATCGTCTTGGCGATACACCGCACTCCGATGGTAAGTACTGAGCCACTTGGAATGCTTGACGGACATCTTGACCTTGAATTTGTCCCTGGCTTTGTTGACTGTGAATCGCCTGCCTCAGACCCTCACATCGGCACGGGCTATCCATCTGTTGAAGTTGGTTGCAGCACCTTCGAAATTGGTCTCGTTGATTTTCAACTTCATCATATGCAGCTGCAGGGCGGCCTCGGCCTCTGGAGCCGTGGACTCTTTGCCTTATATACTCCTGGCATTGCCTCAAATTTTGCTGCTGCTGGATCTGTTGGCTGCACCCTCGCCTACTTGGGTTTTCTGTATCATCACTACCCTCGTCGATGATCATGGTGGTACGGTAAATGGAGGCGTCCACCACGAAGAGGAGGGCTATGAAGGTGGCTATAAGGACGGTGAGCTTTGCCATAGTGGAAACTGGAAAGGGATATGGTAATGATGGGTGAGAGGTGGGAAGGAGAAGGGCTATTTATGGGAAGGCAAAGGCTTTGCATGGCGAGTACGTGTTAGATTGGAGGATGAGTGTTTGATTTGGAAGATGGTGAGCTAAGGTTACACGTACATTCGAGGGCTACACGTAGAAAATTATATGCTTACAGCTTTTGTTTTGGGTTAGCAAGTGAAATTGCCAAGAAAAAACCCAATCCATCCAGTTTTTGCAAATCAGAGAGCAGTTGAACATCAGTGGATTCATAGGCTCAATGTGATGCTTAAACAAAATTTCAATTTCGAAaaccttctttttttttaataaataaaaaaaaattacaaacaaTTGACCAGGCCATTGTCTTTTTCCATATGATTTAATGGCATAATTGAAAGTTGTTGAGGTTTTGTTTTTGTTATtccattttttaatatatatttgtcAGAGTTAAATTTTTATCATTTTGGATTGCCAACAAGCGATGCGATGGAGGCAATATTTATTTCATAgcactaaatatatatatatatatattgcatagataaagatataaaatataaattttacttatgtATGAATTTCATCATATCTATTATATTTTAAATCTCTCTAAGTAAGAAGTTCCCAACTGCCATTCTCCAGCAACTATATATTTGCTTTTGTTCCTACATAGAGATCCGCAAGTGACAATGGGCAATGTCTATGGAAAATTAAGCTCTTATCAgttaattatatgattaatttgatgTGATATTTTTACTTCGAGCTCCTTTTAGAGAGGTGTTTATTTGCTGGATTCTTCGTAATTTTAGCAAATTTGATGTGTGCGTATATATTggataaattgaaaataaaaattatttattcatactTATATTAAACTGAAATGTATAATTGTTAgccttatttttatttaaaaaaaaaattctttgaaTCACTAATAGGATTCACTAATGAAGGCAAACGCATTTTCTAATTTAGATTGACATATATTTGCAGGGTTTGAAGCAATGAATTCGATACTGTTTTGAAATTTGCAGTTTGTTAAACATGTAATTTCAAAATTGCTTAACATAATCCACTGAGATAATGATTATAATCAAATTCTAACAGTCATTTAAGAAAACAACCATATGATTAAATTTCGAAATCGGTTTTGTTCACAGTTAAGTCTGCGTAAGGTTCAGCAACTATCTTGCTTAACTTGAAGACTTACCTGGCAATGGAGTGGTCCTGGCTGGTAGCTCAGAACCGTCTTGTCACTAATAAAGAAAGAGTGCGGCATGCACCATTTGGCCCCTCACAGTGCCCTGTGATGTTTGCATAGGCCATGCAGAGGACATATTCCACGTTCTAATAGACTATTGCCTCTCTCGTATGGTTTGGCAATCTTTGATTCCTCCTGATATGTACGGATTTTTTTCAGTGAGCAGAACTTCATAATGGACGGTTAAACCTGAACTTAAAAATGAAGAACAAGCGGGTTAGTGTAGCATTGGACATTCTATTCGACGTGCCTTGCTAGTGTTTGTGGAATAGAAGGAACATAAGAATTTTTCAAGCTTCAGAGTTTCATATATTTCATTAATGCAATCTTCAGATTGAGAAGGCGAGAAATAACCTCCGGTGCAAccaatggatcagctgaattgcGCCGTTGATGGGCTGAGTGAAGCTGGCTAAACATTGATG
The Hevea brasiliensis isolate MT/VB/25A 57/8 chromosome 15, ASM3005281v1, whole genome shotgun sequence genome window above contains:
- the LOC110668794 gene encoding 2S seed storage albumin protein-like, with protein sequence MANKLILISVLLVIIAAASAYRTTITTVEIDEPNPSSQACRREVERKDLSSCEDCVGQSRRSPVLALRRSENQQEQVPRQCCNQIKQLRDDCECEGIKSVLQKQLEQGQVGREEYKQAMWLASALPNPSSLVLMHAGRLPFRCADK
- the LOC110668785 gene encoding 2S seed storage albumin protein-like, translating into MAKLTVLIATFIALLFVVDASIYRTTMIIDEGSDDTENPSRRGCSQQIQQQQNLRQCQEYIRQRVHGSRGRGRPAAAYDEVENQRDQFRRCCNQLQQMDSPCRCEGLRQAIHSQQSQGQIQGQDVRQAFQVAQYLPSECGVSPRRCQIQSSWWM